CCGGGCATTGATATTCGTGCTCCGGATCTGACTGAAACGAGAAGAGGATTCTCGCTGTCACCGAACTTCAGGTTCAGAATATTTTCAATGTGTTTTACTCCTGCTTCAACCTGATCTTTGATAAGACTTATGGCCTGGTCTCTGCCCTTTTCAGTGTACATTGTACATACTTCTGATGTTATAGTAAATCCCGGTGGAACAGGTATTCCAAGCCTGGACATTTCCGCAAGATTTGCACCCTTTCCACCCAGCAGATCCTTCATGCCGGCACTGCCGTCTGCATTCCCGTCACCAAATAAATAAACATACTTGCTGCTCATACAATCCTCCTGATAAATATTTATTAATTATTGCTGATTGTTTTTTTAATCAACGAGTTATACAATTTCGGCTTTGAAATAATTTCAATTGCTTTTTTTACTGTCGGATCACCGTTGATTCCAATCTCAATGGACCGTTTTGTACCAAAATATTTTGATGCCAGTTCCTGTTTTAAAATAAGTTTGATATCATTGCTGCTTGCATCAAAAAGACGGCCTTTTGATTGTTCTATGGAAACGCCCAAAGCATCTATTCTGTTTATCAGATCATGGTCAAGCTTGTCAGAAACCGCTTCCTTACGAAACAGTTCAAGATTTTTCTCAATGGGCAGTTCATACTTAAAAGACTTTTCCGTTATGTAATTTCTGAATTCAGTTAAAATGTCAGGCGTTATTTTCACAGATTTATCAATTTGTTTTTTATTATTTGCATAATGGACTGCAAAATTAAAGAAAAGAGACCTCCTTCTTAAGGCAACAACATAATCACTTACAAGCCTCGGAGCAACATAAACATCAGGAGCTATTCCTCCTCCTGCTTTTACCGCTCTTCCGTTATCTGTTGAAAAATGTTTTAAAGAATCAGATTCAAAAGATTCCCACGAAGAATAATGCCTTTTTTGAATGCATCTGCCGCTCGGTGTATAGTACTTTGCAGTTGTTATTTTAAGTGCTGTTTCACGGGTCATGGGAAACAGCGTTTGAACAAGCCCTTTACCGAAAGTTGTGTCTCCTACAACTATACCTCTGTCATGGTCCTGTATTGCTCCTGCGACAATCTCGGAAGCTGACGCACTGAAGCTGTTTACAAGAACAATAAGCGGCTTTTCTCCGTAAACAGGATTTGAAAGAGATACAAATTTTCTGTTGGACTGTTTGACTCTGCCCTTTGTAGAAACAATAACTTTCCCCCTCTGCAAAAAAACATCAGAAACATCAACTGCTGATTTAAGCATCCCACCCGGGTTGGAGCGAAGGTCCAGGATGAGCCCTTTAAGATTGTCCGGATCCATTTTATGTATTGCCTGCGCAATATCCGAACCTACATTTCTGGAAAAACGCGTCAGCTTCAGATATCCTATACCGTCTCTTATTTCACTTGCATAGACAAGATCTTCAACTTTAATTGCTTCCCGAATAAGTGTGAATTTCAGAGGATGCGGCTCTCCCTCGCGCTTTATTGTTAATGTTACTTCCGATCCTGCAGGGCCTCTTACATGCATACTTGTTTTGCTGAACCCAAGATTTTTTGTCCATGACGTGTCAACCTTAATGATCCGGTCGCCCTCTCTGATTCCAGCTCGTGCAGCAGGAGTTCCGAGGAAAGGAGGCTCCGCAACAGTAACAACATTATTGCGATAGATGAGCATCATACCCACGCCTTCGTATTTTCCGTCAGTCAATATCTGCAGCTGGCTCTTACTCTCTTTTTCAATATAATTTGTGTATGGGTCAAGGGTGTTCAGCATTCCTTGAATTCCTGCTTTGAAAAATTTATCCGGGTCTATCTTATCAACATAGTTTGTTGATATCCTTTTATATATTTCGCCGAGAACAGTCAGATTCTTTGATATAACCCTGTACACATCCGAGCCCTGGGCCATATTGCTTATTATAAAGAAAAAAACAACAAACAGGCTCAAAATTACAATATTAGTTGCAATGCGTCTCATCTTTTTCATTTTACCTTTCCTTCCGTCGTGGGATCAACTTAAATATACATTCTACAAGATAACTAATTTTTATGATATACGAAAAATTTTTCTATAACTTTTCAGATTCTATTATATTTAAAACATTCCCAAGTATGATTTGTTCCAATTTTTCAACTGCAAGGTTTCCGTCAAGCATAATAACCCTGCCAGGTTCCTGCTCTGCGATTGTTTTATATCCGGCTATTACATCCCTGAAAAAGCCCTCTTTTTCTTTCTCAATCCTGTCATCAGCTTCAACTGTTTTTTCTCTTCTCCGCAGAGATTCTTCCAGAGAGATATCCAGAATAAAGGTTACAGCCGGTTTTACATCCCCGCACACTAAACTATTTGCAGTTAAAACTGCATCAAGAGGCAGTTTTCTGCCGTAACCCTGATATGCAAGTGTCGAATCTGTGAACCTGTCGGAAATAACAATATTCCCGGCAGAAAAAGCGGGAAGTATTTTCTCGGCAAGAAGCTGAGCACGTGCAGCTTCATACAGCATAAGCTCTGCAACAGAATCAACCGAACCCTTTTCGCTTTGAAGAAGAAGCTCTCTTATTTTTTCGGAAATAACAGGCCCTCCCGGGTCTCTGACAAGAATGGCTGAAAACCCCCTGAAACGCAGATTAGCTAACAGCTTGCGAGCTTGAACTGATTTTCCCGACCCGTCTATCCCCTCAAAAGTAATTAATAAATCTTTGAAAATATTTTCCCTTTTCTCTTGCAATTTAAACTTACAATTTTTTTAATTTCCACTTTCCGCCGTGAAATCTTTTATTATTCAAAAACCCTTTGAAAGTTTCATCAACCAACTGTACAATCCATATTCCTGCCAGGCCGAACCTGAATATAAAAGTTCCGGCCCAGTTAAAACTTATTTCAAACAAAAGAACTGTCACAATATTTACCCACATCAGCCACTGTATATCCCCTGCGCCTCTGAGGCTCCCGCTTATTACTGAATTCAGCGCTTTGGGAACCTGTACAAGTGCAAAAATTATGAAAATCATGCGGAATCCGTAATCCGCAAATATCGTATCCTCTTTTCTGACAAAAATATGGAGAATAGACCCTGAAAAAACAACTAAAATAACAAGAACCGTAATACCGAGAATAAAAACTATTCTGTTTGTCAGCTTCCTTGTCCTGACAGCAAGAAGATGCTGGTTCGCTCCTATATTTTTGCCGATCTGAGCCATGGCACTCAGCCCGAAACCCATATACACCATTGAAAGCACAGCCTGTATTCTGAAAAAAAGCTGATGCAGGGCCAGAGGTGTAATGCCCATCAGAGCAACAAAACTCGTAACTACAAGCTGACCGCCTGACCATACCATCTGCTCTACTGTTGCAGGCAGCCCTATTTTAAAGAGCTGTTTAAAACTTTGCATATTGGGAGTGGTAAGCTCCCTGAAAGAGAGAAACAGCGTTGACGTTCTTCTTCTGAAATAAAAGAACGTCATTATAAAACCAAGGGAATGGGCAACTCCCATTGCAAGCGCAGCACCTCTTACTTCCATGCGGGGAAATCCGAAAAGCCCGTAAATAAGCACAGGCGTTAAAACCGCATTTGTAATATTCATGGTTAAATTAATTACCATTGACACATGCGTATCGCCTGTTCCCCTTATAAGACTCACTGCAATGAAGTTCGGAATTAGAACCGGTGTAAACATTGCAATGGTCTGCAAATATTGAATGCCGGATTCAACGCCCGATATAGACCGGACACCGTGTTCATTTATCAGCTTAAATATCAGCGGCGACCCGAAATACCACAAAAGCCCTATAGGAATGACCAGGAGAAAACTGGCCATAACCGTCTGTCCCACAATATGATTTGCTGTCCATCTGTTATCAGAACCGAGCTCCCTGTTAATGAGAATCGTTGCTCCCATTACAAATGTAAGCAGAACAGTACAGGTAACAATGACAATCTGCAAAGCAAAACCAACTCCCCCGAGAGCCGCTGCACTTAACCGGCCGATAAAAGCAGCTTCAATAAGCCACATAACAGGCTGAGATGCAAGATCAACAGCAGCAGGCAGGGAAGTTTTCAGAATCGAGTAAATATGCCTGTTTCTTGTCAATCGTAATATTCCAGCCCGAGATGAGTAATAGGTTCCTCTCCGCGCAGATGTCTGAGAGTATTTTTTAGTTTCATCAGCTGAATAAACAAATCATGTTCAGGATAAAGGCCTGGTGCTGTCATGGGGCTCTTAAAATAAAATGAAAGCCATTCCTGAATTCCGCTCATTCCTGACCGCTTTGCAAGATCCATAAACATAATCAAATCCAGTACAATCGGTGCTGCAAGAATTGAATCACGGCACAAAAAATCAATCTTAATCTGCATTTGATAACCCATCCAGCCGAAAATATCAAGATTATCCCATCCCTCTTTATTGTCTCCTCTCGGCGGATAATAATTAATTCTTACCTTGTGATAAAAATTGTCGTAAAGTTCAGGATATAGCTTGGGCTGAAGGATATGTTCCAGAACCGAAAGCTTCGATTCCTCTTTTGTTTTAAAAGATTCAGGATCGTCAAGAACTTCCCCGTCCCTGTTTCCAAGAATATTTGTTGAGAACCACCCGTTAAGCCCTATAAGCCTTGCTTTAAGGCCCGGAGCAAGAATGGTTTTCATAAGTGTCTGCCCTGTTTTAAAATCTTTCCCTGCGATTGGAAGGCCGTTTTCTTTGGCAAGCTGCCTGATAACAGGAACATCAACTGTAAGATTCGGAGCACCGTTTGCAAAAGGCACGCCCATTTTCATTGCTGCATAAGCATATATCATTGAATTGGGAATTGCTTCATGATTCTCTTCCAATCCCTTTTCAAAGGCTTCAATCGATTCGTGTACAGGCTCCTGCTTTAAAAATATCTCTGTTGACGCACACCAGATCATAACCATTCGGTCAACGCCGTTATTTTCTTTAAAATTACTAATATCTTCCATTAACTGCTTAGCGAGGTCCATCTTGGTTTTACCGGATTTAATCCATGTGCCGTGAAGCAGTTTCACATATCTGTTATCAAAAACTCCCTTCATGGGTTTTAATGCTTCAAGTTTATCTCTTACTCTTTCAATATCGGCATCTTTAAGCACACCGGCTTTTTTAGCAGCCTGATAGCCGTTATCAGGGAAAATATCCCATCCTCCGATAACGAGATCTTCCAGATTTGCAAGAGGGACAAAATCCTTGATTTTCGGTATCCTGTTATCAGTCCTCTTTCCAAGCCTTATTGTTCCCATTTGGGTTAAACTCCCGTAGGGCAGGACATGGCCCCGTAATATTGATTCAACCCCTGCAATAAATGTTGTACCTATTGCACCCAGGCCGGGAACCAGTACTCCAAGTTTCCCTTTGGGTTCTTTTATTTCGATCTTTTCTGACACAATGGCCTCCTTAAATAACTTAAGATATAATATCTCTTATGCGATTATTATCATCAACAAGAACTATTTTCGGGATCAGCTCTTTTGCTTCCTTTTCATCGCAGCTTGCATAGGAGAGTATTATAACAGGATCACTAACCTGAGCAAGCCTGGCAATTGCCCCATTCATTATTATCTCTCCCTTGCCTCTTTCTCCCTTAATAACATATGTTTCAGCACGTGAACCATTTGCTATATTGAGTATATGAACCTTCTCAAAAGGCAGAATACCAGCAGCATCCATAAGATCCTGATCAATTGTTATGCTCCCCTCATAAAAGAGGTCCGCACCTGTTACCCGTGCTCGTTGAATTTTTGCACGGAGCATCTGGCGATACATCGCAATACTCCTTTCAAATTACTTATACACTATTCTGGCTTTTCTCTTTCTTGTCCTGATCCCAAACATGCACTATACGCTGAATTGCAGTTACATTTGATAAAACAGCAACTATCCATATTGCAGCAACAAGCGTATACAGATGGATTAATCCGCCTATTCCAAGCAGAAGAAGCCTTTCAGGCCTTTGAAGAATACCCACTTTACATTCAAATCCAAGCCCCTCGGCTCTGGCCCGGACATAGCTTACCATAAGAGAACCTCCGAGCCCTATTGCAACTGCAACTGTTGTTAAAAACCAGTCATGGCTTATAAAAAAATATGCCAGGCCGAAGAAGAAAACCACTTCCGAATAACGGTCAAGAGTGGAATCGTATAAGGCTCCGAATTTTGTAACCTTATTGCTCTGTCTTGCAAGTCTTCCGTCAAGCACATCGCAAAGGCCGGAAAACAGTAAAAACAGAGACGCTATTCTCAAATTGCCGATAATAACAAAATACGATGCTACAGCACCCATTAAAAAACTTAATGTTGTAAATGTATTTGGATGAACATTTAATTTTGATGCCAAATTCACTATCGGGCCAATTGCCGAAAGAAAAAAATTCTCCACCTTTCGGGGTATGGGATTAATTTCAGAAAGTTTTGTCATTTTTTCCTGTATTTCCCTCTATTATTAATACAAATTCTCCGCGGATTCTCGATGATGAAAAATACTCAACTGCATCATCAATTGTAGTACGTACAATTTCCTCAAACTTCTTTGTTAATTCTCTGCATACTGCCACTTTTCGGTTGCCGAGCACATCCCTTAAATCATTTAAGGTCTTAAGTAAACGATAAGGAGATTCATATAAGACAATTGTCCTCTGCTCCTCAACTAATTGGGACAGCCGCCTGTTTCTGTGCTTTTTTACAGGCAAAAAACCTTCAAAAACAAATCTGTCAGTTGCAATTCCAGAAACTATCAGTCCTGAAACAGCAGCAGATGCGCCAGGTACAGCTGTTATTTTAATAGATTCTTCCGCAGCAAGGCGCACAAGATAAAAAGCAGGATCGGAAATACCCGGAGTGCCGGCATCAGAAACAACTGCAATTGATTTGCCCTGCATCAAGTTCCGGATAAGCGCAGGACCGCTTTTCTCCTTGTTGTGGTCGTGATAACTTACAAGGCGGTTCTCAATACCAAAATGGTTCAGTAAAATACCTGTCCTGCGCGTATCTTCAGCAGCAATAATATCCGTCTCTTTAAGAATTCGGACAGCTCTGAAAGTTATATCTTCAAGATTCCCTATCGGCGTACTTACAAGGTAAAGTGTGCCTTTTATACTGCTTTCTCCGGAATCTATGTTCATCTTGATATTTTTTTCAAGGCCCTGCCTAATCTGTCAAGCCCCTGCTCCACATCATCGTCTGTTAAATCAAGGTGCGGCCTGAATCTTATTGTTCTTGTTCCGCACGTAAGTGCAAGCAGGTTTTCTTCCTTCATTGCCTGCCACAGGTTTCCCTGATCCTGCGGAGTTGCAGCATCAAACCCAAGCAGCATTCCCCTGCCTCTCGGATTCTCTATCAAAGTATCATACTTTTTACAAAATTCCCTGATTCCCGAGAGAAGTTTTTCCCCTTTTTCAGAAGCATTAGCAAGAAGGTTCTCATCATGTATTATTTTCAGATACTCTGCGCCTCTCAGCATGTCGGAAGGGTGTCCTCCCCATGTAGAATTAAGGCGGCTTTTTCCTCCGTCATTATTTGCAAATACATTATCTTTAAACCGGGCAAATTTATCATGGTTGGCCATTACTCCGCCTACCTGGCTCTTTTTTGAAAAAGCAATAATATCCGGCTTTGCATCTCGCCCGAAGTGTTCATGCCCCCACATTTTACCGGTTGTTCCGAATCCTGTCTGCACTTCATCATAAATAAGCAGAACATCATACTTGTCACCAAGATTTCTTAATGTTGTAAAAAATGAGGATGGTATATGGCGGTCACCGCCTTCACACTGAATGGGTTCTATAATAAATGCAGCCACATCATCGCCATGCTTCTCAAGAATGGAAACAATAGCATCAGCCGCTTTTTTCTCCTGCGCTTGTACTTCTTCAGGATTTGAAACCGCTCCGTTATTGTCAAAACGCATAACAGGAGGTTCAACTCTGAACCAGTCAAATTTTGGGAAATACTTGTACTTTCTCTTATCATTAGTATGCGTTAAAGAAAGTGTGTATCCTGACCTTCCGTGAAAAGCGGACTCAAAAGATATAACTTTTGTTCCAAGGGGCATAAGGTCTTCCGTGGGGTCATGATCAATTAAACCCTTTTCAAGGTTGCGCCTTACTTTCCAGTCAAATGAGGCTTTAAGAGCATTCTCAACAGCAAGAGCTCCGCCGTCAATAAAAAAGTAGTGATGAAGATAATCTGGTGTTCCGTATTTTCTTAATGCATCAACAAATTCTGCAAGTTCCTCAGTCCAGAAATCAGCAAGTGACGGCCTGTAAAAAGATGCTTTTGCCAGCCTGTCAAGAAATGCTTTATCTCTTAAACGCGGATGATTATAACTAACAGGCGCTGTTGATAAAAATCCGAAAAAATCAAGATACTCTTCTCCTGACCTGTCAACAAGATAACTGTTGTGAGATTTCCACAAATCAGGTGATATGTCTGTCCACCAGTCGTCCTGTATTCCAGCTATTTTTTTCTCCGGAGATCCGGCGATTTTGTCGTGCAGTTCCAATTTTTTCATATGTACTTCCTTACATTGATTATAAGAGCAGACAGGTTTCGGGTTTTGTCTATAAATCCAAACATGCAGAGACAATTTACCAAAATCATTATAGTCAAATAGTATAACAAGAATAGCAGAAAAAGTCAAGATACTTATGTATTTTCTGGCATATTCCGGTTTCTCCTGGAATGGAACGACAAACAAACAATCAGGGCATTTTGAAGGAACAAAACAACTATAGAAATCTTAAAGCATAATAAAGCAGAAGATTTCTCTTATGCCTGCGGCAGAATCGAAATGACAAGGTTGAGATTTTTTTTACCGGAGTTTTTCGGGCTTTATCAGTACCGACTATTTAAAAATATGATAGCCGGTACTGAATTTCTAAAAAAATTATGCCCCGGTGTATAATACTTCACCAATGCAGGATTCAGATGTCAGCATTAAATACCGGGGAAATATATTACACTTTATGAACACCGACTTTACCACTTTATAACTTTTAACTTTATAACTTTTAACTTTATAACTTTATATCTTTCTTCTCAACGCTTTATTTAAGGCATGCATTAAGGTCAGGATCTGTAACGCTGTTCTCCTCCACATACTCTAAAAGCAATTTTTTTACCGCTGAAACAATTTCAGGCTCTTCCCACGGTTTCTCAATATATCCGTCAACCCTTGCTTCGTTTATTGCTCTGATTGTATCCTGCTGTGTTGCCAGGCCTGTCAGAATAAGCCTCTTTGCTTTTTTCTGTTTTGGATTCGCAGTTACTCTTGCAAGAAAATCAACGCCGTTTTCTATCGGCATTATGTGGTCGCATATAATCATTGCAATTGTATCCTCTTCGCGTTCTGCAATAACCTCATCAGCCTCTTTTGCAGATTCACACTCAATGATTGTAAAGCATGGTTCAAGAAATGCCAGATCTCTTCGCAAAGCGCCGAGTACTTCTCTCTGGTCATCAACACACAGTATCAGATGTTTCATTATATAATCCTCCCTAATCAGGAAAACTCCAATTGGCCGAAATTTCAGGACTTTGTATCCATGCAGAAAATATACGTTATTCAAAAAAGAAATGCGATAAAAAAATTATTCCTTTTAAAAAAAGATATAATTGATTTTTCGGGCTGGTATGGTTATTTTACTTTGATATAAATTTTTGGGAAAGAAACTGTTTCTTCCGGAGGATAATATGGAAACAGCAGGTACAATACTATTTTTTCTGGTTCTGATAGCAGGTGTAGTAATAATTCCATTCGGTGTTGCAGGAACATTTATCATAGCAGCCGATGCTCTTGTTTACGGCCTTTTAACAGGATTCGAAAAAGTCAGTATAACTCTTGTTGCAATACTCTTTGGTGTTGCAGTCGGCCTTGAGGTCTTTGAAGCTGTTTTTGGCGCAATGCTCGCAAAAAAATTCGGCGGTTCAAAATGGGCGGCAATAGGAGCCATTATCGGAGGTTTTGCAGGTGCGGTTGCCGGCACTCCGATAGCCCCTGTAATCGGGACTCTTCTCGGAGGTTTTTTCGGTGCCTTTGCAGGCGCAGCAATTTTTGAGCTTTTATCATCAGGAGATTCGTCACGTTCTCTGCACGCGGGGATAGGTGCTTTTATCGGAGCACTGACAAGTAAAATTGCAAAAATAATCATAGCAATTATTATGGCAATAGCAGTAACAATTCAATTTTTTTAGAGGTTTTTAAGATGAAAATCAGCAGAAACTTATTATCTATTATTATATTTTCATCTTTATTTACAGGAGCATTTTCCCAGCCCCTTACAATTGCGCGTGTCAAATATCACGGAGGCGGAGACTGGTATAATGACCCTTCATGCATCCCTAACCTCTGTTCATTCATAAGACAGAACACTAATATTGATGTTTCCTTAAAAGAAGAACAAGTGGCTCTTACGGATCTGGAACTCTTTTCCTATGCATTTCTTTATTTAACGGGGCATGGAATGATCTCATTTTCCGATCAGGAAGCTGCCAATCTCAGATCATATCTTTTAAACGGCGGTTTTCTATATGCTGACGATGATTACGGCATGGACAAATCTTTCAGGCAGGCAATGCACAAAGTCTTTCCAGACCGAAAGCTTTTGGAACTTCCATTCTCCCACGGCATATACAGTATTCAATTTAAATTCCCCAACGGCCTTCCGAAAATCCACGAACATAACGGCATGTCGCCTCAGGGATTTGCAATTTTTGATGATTCCGGAAGAATAATGGTTTATTATACTTTTGAAACAAACATATCCGACGGATGGGCCGACCCCGGGGTGCACAATGACCCTCCTGACAAAAGGCTTGCCGCTCTTAAAATGGGTACGAATATTGTTGTTTGGGCGCTTTTACACTGATAGGCAAATGGACAAAACAAATAATACATATTCTGAAATTATAAAAAAACTTTCTTTGCTGAGAAAGAAACAGAAGACCGTCCGGATTATGTACGGATGCACATTTGTACTGGCAATACTGCTTGCCGTGTTTGATTTTATTGTTGTTTTCGAATCAATCTTGTGGCCTTCTTCTGCAGTTAGAGTATCGCTTATCAGCGCTGCTGTTATTGTAACATTAGTTTTATTGACAATTAAAGTACTATACCCCCTCTTCTCCCTGTTTTTTCTGCACAGTTATCCGTCTGATGACGCTCTTGCTGTTGAAGCCGGTACAAAATACGGACAAAAAGACAGAATCGTTAATGCGCTCCAGGTTTACAGAAGCAGAAAGAATGGAAAAAATACATCTTCCTATCTTGCTGATGCCGCCTTAAATGAGGTATCTGACGCAACAAAAGATATTGATTTTACAAGTCATGTTAAATTC
This window of the bacterium genome carries:
- a CDS encoding pyruvate, phosphate dikinase (catalyzes the formation of phosphoenolpyruvate from pyruvate), which codes for MSSKYVYLFGDGNADGSAGMKDLLGGKGANLAEMSRLGIPVPPGFTITSEVCTMYTEKGRDQAISLIKDQVEAGVKHIENILNLKFGDSENPLLVSVRSGARISMPG
- a CDS encoding S41 family peptidase; amino-acid sequence: MKKMRRIATNIVILSLFVVFFFIISNMAQGSDVYRVISKNLTVLGEIYKRISTNYVDKIDPDKFFKAGIQGMLNTLDPYTNYIEKESKSQLQILTDGKYEGVGMMLIYRNNVVTVAEPPFLGTPAARAGIREGDRIIKVDTSWTKNLGFSKTSMHVRGPAGSEVTLTIKREGEPHPLKFTLIREAIKVEDLVYASEIRDGIGYLKLTRFSRNVGSDIAQAIHKMDPDNLKGLILDLRSNPGGMLKSAVDVSDVFLQRGKVIVSTKGRVKQSNRKFVSLSNPVYGEKPLIVLVNSFSASASEIVAGAIQDHDRGIVVGDTTFGKGLVQTLFPMTRETALKITTAKYYTPSGRCIQKRHYSSWESFESDSLKHFSTDNGRAVKAGGGIAPDVYVAPRLVSDYVVALRRRSLFFNFAVHYANNKKQIDKSVKITPDILTEFRNYITEKSFKYELPIEKNLELFRKEAVSDKLDHDLINRIDALGVSIEQSKGRLFDASSNDIKLILKQELASKYFGTKRSIEIGINGDPTVKKAIEIISKPKLYNSLIKKTISNN
- the tmk gene encoding dTMP kinase, with amino-acid sequence MQEKRENIFKDLLITFEGIDGSGKSVQARKLLANLRFRGFSAILVRDPGGPVISEKIRELLLQSEKGSVDSVAELMLYEAARAQLLAEKILPAFSAGNIVISDRFTDSTLAYQGYGRKLPLDAVLTANSLVCGDVKPAVTFILDISLEESLRRREKTVEADDRIEKEKEGFFRDVIAGYKTIAEQEPGRVIMLDGNLAVEKLEQIILGNVLNIIESEKL
- a CDS encoding MATE family efflux transporter, which produces MTRNRHIYSILKTSLPAAVDLASQPVMWLIEAAFIGRLSAAALGGVGFALQIVIVTCTVLLTFVMGATILINRELGSDNRWTANHIVGQTVMASFLLVIPIGLLWYFGSPLIFKLINEHGVRSISGVESGIQYLQTIAMFTPVLIPNFIAVSLIRGTGDTHVSMVINLTMNITNAVLTPVLIYGLFGFPRMEVRGAALAMGVAHSLGFIMTFFYFRRRTSTLFLSFRELTTPNMQSFKQLFKIGLPATVEQMVWSGGQLVVTSFVALMGITPLALHQLFFRIQAVLSMVYMGFGLSAMAQIGKNIGANQHLLAVRTRKLTNRIVFILGITVLVILVVFSGSILHIFVRKEDTIFADYGFRMIFIIFALVQVPKALNSVISGSLRGAGDIQWLMWVNIVTVLLFEISFNWAGTFIFRFGLAGIWIVQLVDETFKGFLNNKRFHGGKWKLKKL
- a CDS encoding inositol-3-phosphate synthase — protein: MEIKEPKGKLGVLVPGLGAIGTTFIAGVESILRGHVLPYGSLTQMGTIRLGKRTDNRIPKIKDFVPLANLEDLVIGGWDIFPDNGYQAAKKAGVLKDADIERVRDKLEALKPMKGVFDNRYVKLLHGTWIKSGKTKMDLAKQLMEDISNFKENNGVDRMVMIWCASTEIFLKQEPVHESIEAFEKGLEENHEAIPNSMIYAYAAMKMGVPFANGAPNLTVDVPVIRQLAKENGLPIAGKDFKTGQTLMKTILAPGLKARLIGLNGWFSTNILGNRDGEVLDDPESFKTKEESKLSVLEHILQPKLYPELYDNFYHKVRINYYPPRGDNKEGWDNLDIFGWMGYQMQIKIDFLCRDSILAAPIVLDLIMFMDLAKRSGMSGIQEWLSFYFKSPMTAPGLYPEHDLFIQLMKLKNTLRHLRGEEPITHLGLEYYD
- a CDS encoding aspartate 1-decarboxylase; protein product: MYRQMLRAKIQRARVTGADLFYEGSITIDQDLMDAAGILPFEKVHILNIANGSRAETYVIKGERGKGEIIMNGAIARLAQVSDPVIILSYASCDEKEAKELIPKIVLVDDNNRIRDIIS
- a CDS encoding CDP-alcohol phosphatidyltransferase family protein translates to MTKLSEINPIPRKVENFFLSAIGPIVNLASKLNVHPNTFTTLSFLMGAVASYFVIIGNLRIASLFLLFSGLCDVLDGRLARQSNKVTKFGALYDSTLDRYSEVVFFFGLAYFFISHDWFLTTVAVAIGLGGSLMVSYVRARAEGLGFECKVGILQRPERLLLLGIGGLIHLYTLVAAIWIVAVLSNVTAIQRIVHVWDQDKKEKSQNSV
- the rsmI gene encoding 16S rRNA (cytidine(1402)-2'-O)-methyltransferase, with amino-acid sequence MNIDSGESSIKGTLYLVSTPIGNLEDITFRAVRILKETDIIAAEDTRRTGILLNHFGIENRLVSYHDHNKEKSGPALIRNLMQGKSIAVVSDAGTPGISDPAFYLVRLAAEESIKITAVPGASAAVSGLIVSGIATDRFVFEGFLPVKKHRNRRLSQLVEEQRTIVLYESPYRLLKTLNDLRDVLGNRKVAVCRELTKKFEEIVRTTIDDAVEYFSSSRIRGEFVLIIEGNTGKNDKTF
- a CDS encoding aminotransferase class III-fold pyridoxal phosphate-dependent enzyme, which translates into the protein MKKLELHDKIAGSPEKKIAGIQDDWWTDISPDLWKSHNSYLVDRSGEEYLDFFGFLSTAPVSYNHPRLRDKAFLDRLAKASFYRPSLADFWTEELAEFVDALRKYGTPDYLHHYFFIDGGALAVENALKASFDWKVRRNLEKGLIDHDPTEDLMPLGTKVISFESAFHGRSGYTLSLTHTNDKRKYKYFPKFDWFRVEPPVMRFDNNGAVSNPEEVQAQEKKAADAIVSILEKHGDDVAAFIIEPIQCEGGDRHIPSSFFTTLRNLGDKYDVLLIYDEVQTGFGTTGKMWGHEHFGRDAKPDIIAFSKKSQVGGVMANHDKFARFKDNVFANNDGGKSRLNSTWGGHPSDMLRGAEYLKIIHDENLLANASEKGEKLLSGIREFCKKYDTLIENPRGRGMLLGFDAATPQDQGNLWQAMKEENLLALTCGTRTIRFRPHLDLTDDDVEQGLDRLGRALKKISR
- a CDS encoding response regulator; the protein is MMKHLILCVDDQREVLGALRRDLAFLEPCFTIIECESAKEADEVIAEREEDTIAMIICDHIMPIENGVDFLARVTANPKQKKAKRLILTGLATQQDTIRAINEARVDGYIEKPWEEPEIVSAVKKLLLEYVEENSVTDPDLNACLK
- a CDS encoding DUF456 domain-containing protein; this encodes METAGTILFFLVLIAGVVIIPFGVAGTFIIAADALVYGLLTGFEKVSITLVAILFGVAVGLEVFEAVFGAMLAKKFGGSKWAAIGAIIGGFAGAVAGTPIAPVIGTLLGGFFGAFAGAAIFELLSSGDSSRSLHAGIGAFIGALTSKIAKIIIAIIMAIAVTIQFF
- a CDS encoding DUF4159 domain-containing protein, translating into MKISRNLLSIIIFSSLFTGAFSQPLTIARVKYHGGGDWYNDPSCIPNLCSFIRQNTNIDVSLKEEQVALTDLELFSYAFLYLTGHGMISFSDQEAANLRSYLLNGGFLYADDDYGMDKSFRQAMHKVFPDRKLLELPFSHGIYSIQFKFPNGLPKIHEHNGMSPQGFAIFDDSGRIMVYYTFETNISDGWADPGVHNDPPDKRLAALKMGTNIVVWALLH